The following are from one region of the Acidobacteriota bacterium genome:
- a CDS encoding CHAD domain-containing protein produces the protein MPTAPVPAPAKPQRKLGLRAWMETVLVECEHAAAGFEADPVHDLRVAIRRCRSLADGLMAMDPDPSWKEMKKAGRKVFQSLGGLRDLQVMQHWIEKISDADDPVAIKLLAHVRTREIECKQEALKELQQFDRKQWRQWSRNLPSRAALVRPGSVVFQHLALEKWTAAYGLHKRALRTRSQTAFHELRIGIKRFRYTVENFLPCEHAAWGADLKDLQDFLGEVHDLDVLWNTAVQISAFPDLEHRTRWRQKLTEERSKRLERYREKMVGNQSLWRVWRAALPSGPDLRAAAMARLRTWASYLDPDFMHSQRVAQLSLSLYDGLTQAGLLPPNPEHDSRDVLHAAALLHDVGKAKGDKAHHKDSFKMIRNLTQPLGWTARELQLAAVVARYHRGALPRPRKKSVQFLELGDRRVVLQLAGVLRLANALDTHNGTTPRLKIALDDKTIHLQAAGYNPLDRSAQQVAAARHLLEVVLRRPVLVSSLPDKAMTPPRNAKLVDRSS, from the coding sequence ATGCCCACTGCTCCAGTCCCCGCTCCCGCAAAACCACAGCGCAAGCTAGGGCTGCGCGCCTGGATGGAGACCGTCCTTGTGGAATGCGAGCACGCCGCCGCGGGCTTCGAAGCAGATCCGGTTCACGATTTGCGCGTTGCCATCCGCCGCTGCCGGTCGCTCGCGGATGGATTGATGGCGATGGACCCAGACCCATCCTGGAAAGAAATGAAAAAAGCCGGGCGGAAAGTCTTCCAGTCTCTCGGCGGCTTGCGTGATTTGCAGGTCATGCAGCATTGGATCGAAAAAATCAGCGATGCAGACGATCCGGTCGCGATCAAGCTTCTCGCTCACGTGCGTACCCGGGAAATCGAATGCAAACAGGAAGCGTTGAAAGAACTGCAGCAGTTTGATCGTAAACAGTGGCGGCAATGGAGCCGAAATCTGCCGAGTCGGGCCGCGCTTGTGCGTCCGGGCAGCGTAGTGTTCCAACATCTCGCACTGGAGAAGTGGACTGCCGCCTATGGCCTGCACAAGCGGGCGCTTCGCACGCGCTCCCAGACGGCTTTCCACGAATTACGGATCGGCATTAAAAGGTTTCGCTACACGGTTGAGAATTTTCTGCCGTGCGAGCACGCCGCTTGGGGCGCTGACCTCAAAGACCTGCAGGATTTTCTTGGCGAAGTCCACGACCTCGATGTGCTGTGGAATACGGCGGTGCAGATTAGCGCTTTTCCCGATCTTGAACACCGCACGCGCTGGCGTCAAAAGCTTACGGAAGAACGCTCCAAGAGGCTGGAACGCTATCGCGAAAAAATGGTGGGCAACCAATCTCTGTGGCGCGTCTGGAGGGCGGCACTACCTTCCGGGCCGGACCTGCGTGCCGCGGCCATGGCCCGACTCCGGACCTGGGCGAGCTATCTGGATCCCGATTTCATGCACTCGCAGCGCGTCGCTCAACTGTCGCTCTCGCTGTATGACGGGCTGACGCAGGCGGGACTGCTGCCACCGAACCCGGAGCATGATTCCCGCGACGTCCTGCACGCAGCTGCATTGCTGCATGACGTGGGGAAGGCCAAGGGAGACAAGGCGCATCACAAAGATTCGTTCAAGATGATCCGGAACCTCACCCAGCCGCTCGGCTGGACGGCTCGCGAGCTGCAGCTGGCAGCTGTGGTGGCACGCTATCATCGCGGAGCCCTGCCGCGTCCGCGTAAAAAGAGTGTGCAGTTTCTCGAACTCGGAGATCGCCGAGTGGTTCTGCAACTGGCTGGAGTGTTGCGCCTCGCCAATGCGCTGGATACCCACAACGGCACCACGCCTCGTCTCAAGATCGCGCTCGATGACAAAACGATTCATTTGCAAGCGGCAGGTTACAACCCGCTCGACCGGTCGGCCCAACAGGTCGCGGCCGCACGGCATCTGCTGGAAGTGGTACTGCGGCGCCCGGTACTCGTCAGTTCTCTGCCGGATAAGGCAATGACCCCACCGCGAAACGCGAAGCTCGTGGATCGAAGCTCGTAG
- the recR gene encoding recombination protein RecR — protein sequence MSKFAEPMTRLIDELKKLPGIGSKTAQRLAFHILRSSDDDAEALAGAVRDVKASLRLCSICNNITDVDPCVYCSSPTRNQKLVCVVEEPTNIASVEKTRHFNGVYHVLHGSISPLHGVGPEQLRIGNLLTRVQGGQIEEVILATNPTVEGEATANYLAQQLRRHGLRVTRIAMGIPVGSDIEYTDEVTMLKAMEGRREI from the coding sequence ATGTCCAAGTTTGCCGAGCCGATGACCCGGCTGATCGATGAACTCAAAAAGCTGCCGGGCATCGGCAGCAAGACGGCGCAGCGTTTGGCGTTCCATATCCTGCGCTCCAGCGACGACGATGCCGAAGCACTGGCGGGCGCCGTGCGGGACGTCAAGGCCAGCCTGCGCCTGTGCTCCATCTGCAACAACATTACCGACGTCGACCCCTGCGTCTACTGCAGCAGTCCCACGCGCAATCAGAAACTGGTCTGCGTGGTGGAGGAACCGACCAACATCGCGTCCGTGGAAAAGACACGGCATTTCAATGGCGTGTACCACGTTCTCCATGGATCAATTTCCCCGCTGCATGGCGTAGGGCCGGAACAGCTCCGTATCGGCAACCTGTTGACCCGCGTACAGGGTGGACAGATCGAAGAAGTGATCCTCGCCACGAACCCCACGGTCGAGGGAGAAGCAACGGCCAATTACCTGGCCCAGCAACTCCGCCGCCACGGCCTGCGCGTGACCCGGATCGCCATGGGCATCCCGGTCGGCAGCGACATCGAATACACCGACGAAGTCACCATGCTGAAGGCCATGGAAGGACGCAGGGAAATCTAG
- a CDS encoding YbaB/EbfC family nucleoid-associated protein, with the protein MSFNLQELMSQAKQQYETLQKKMQETVVDASAGGGTVTVKMDGRKQVLSIVIDPEAVKSGDVEMLQDLVTAAVNEAGRKIDEAMQASVGGMMGGMGLNL; encoded by the coding sequence ATGTCTTTCAATTTGCAAGAACTGATGTCGCAGGCCAAGCAGCAGTACGAAACGCTGCAGAAGAAGATGCAGGAGACTGTCGTCGATGCATCCGCAGGCGGTGGCACGGTCACGGTAAAGATGGACGGCCGCAAACAGGTGCTCAGCATCGTGATCGATCCTGAAGCCGTGAAGTCGGGTGACGTCGAGATGTTGCAAGATCTCGTTACGGCCGCCGTGAATGAAGCGGGACGCAAGATCGATGAAGCCATGCAAGCGAGCGTAGGCGGAATGATGGGCGGAATGGGACTCAACTTGTAA
- the dnaX gene encoding DNA polymerase III subunit gamma/tau, giving the protein MSYQVLARKYRPQKFSDVIGQEHVTQTLKNAIEQERIAHGYIFSGHRGIGKTTVARILAMALNCRSSARPVPEPCGICESCTEIRAGNAVDVIEIDAATNRGIDEIRELREAARYLPARDRFKIYILDEAHQITDAAFNALLKTLEEPPSHVVFMLATTQPEDIPQTIRSRCQHFSFRAVKFADILGQLRELTRRENIPADEDALALLAEAGDGSIRDALSILDQAIASTADHLTLDSVRRLIGAAPAGALETVMQGVSESSSEKILLLVDELISEGHSPAHFARQLVRFLRNVTVAKIAGKDSPLLQISDDERSRAGRIADLFSEEDLARYLQIMLRTHGELGYRQDQRFHLELGLLKMSHAQRLLPLEQLLSDVAPSASSTTPRPAGRPMLAPPSEVRRTEPPVPARSNYVSPFAADSARKGAPKAETQNDIASSSARPASSGGAVVIMGSAAPAVAEMAAVAELAPEPQIATRSEVKTEAKTEVNAESLRDVALNALGGQPMLVSMLETAQWSVEGNALIAKVALSSTMIDMSFTADARRLSSAAVSGAAGRPMKVQVLPGGSAQVASPVRRPSANGSARSRAELDPIVRSMQEKFGAEIRTVIDYREKE; this is encoded by the coding sequence ATGAGCTACCAGGTACTGGCCCGTAAGTATCGCCCGCAGAAATTCTCCGACGTCATCGGCCAGGAGCATGTTACCCAGACTCTGAAAAATGCCATCGAGCAGGAACGCATTGCTCATGGCTACATCTTCAGCGGGCATCGCGGGATCGGCAAAACGACGGTCGCGCGCATTCTGGCGATGGCGCTGAATTGCCGTTCGTCGGCAAGACCGGTCCCTGAGCCTTGCGGCATCTGCGAATCCTGCACGGAGATTCGAGCCGGCAACGCAGTGGATGTCATTGAAATTGACGCCGCCACCAATCGCGGCATCGACGAAATTCGCGAGTTGCGCGAAGCGGCGCGCTATCTCCCGGCACGTGACCGCTTCAAGATTTACATCCTCGATGAAGCGCACCAGATCACGGATGCCGCCTTCAATGCCCTTCTGAAGACGCTCGAGGAGCCGCCGTCGCACGTCGTGTTCATGCTGGCGACAACGCAGCCGGAAGATATTCCACAAACCATCCGCTCGCGCTGCCAGCATTTCAGTTTTCGGGCGGTCAAGTTTGCAGACATCCTCGGTCAATTGCGCGAGTTGACCCGCCGCGAAAATATTCCCGCCGACGAAGACGCGCTGGCCCTATTGGCAGAGGCCGGGGATGGCTCGATCCGTGATGCGCTCTCGATTCTCGATCAGGCCATCGCCTCGACCGCCGACCATCTCACGCTCGATTCCGTTCGCCGCCTGATTGGTGCGGCCCCAGCGGGAGCTCTCGAAACGGTGATGCAGGGAGTGTCGGAGAGTTCGAGCGAGAAGATATTGCTGCTGGTCGATGAATTGATCAGCGAAGGACACAGTCCCGCTCACTTCGCCCGGCAGTTGGTACGGTTCCTGCGCAACGTGACGGTTGCAAAAATTGCCGGCAAGGATTCGCCCTTGCTTCAGATTTCTGACGATGAACGATCGCGAGCGGGACGCATAGCCGATCTTTTCAGCGAAGAAGATCTGGCGCGATACCTGCAGATCATGCTGCGGACTCACGGAGAACTCGGCTATCGCCAGGATCAGCGTTTCCACCTGGAACTGGGCCTCCTGAAAATGTCGCACGCGCAACGATTGCTGCCGCTCGAACAATTACTGAGTGACGTAGCGCCATCTGCTTCTTCGACAACTCCGCGACCAGCGGGACGTCCCATGCTGGCACCGCCGAGTGAGGTCCGCCGCACCGAGCCACCCGTTCCGGCACGTTCCAACTATGTGTCTCCGTTTGCCGCCGACTCCGCGCGCAAGGGTGCGCCCAAGGCGGAAACGCAGAACGACATCGCTTCCAGCAGTGCGCGTCCCGCCAGTTCAGGAGGCGCCGTGGTCATCATGGGATCGGCGGCACCGGCAGTCGCTGAAATGGCGGCGGTTGCGGAACTAGCGCCCGAACCGCAGATCGCGACCAGGAGTGAGGTTAAGACTGAAGCCAAGACTGAAGTGAATGCTGAGTCCCTGCGCGACGTTGCCCTGAATGCGCTTGGTGGACAGCCCATGCTGGTTTCCATGCTGGAAACGGCGCAATGGAGCGTGGAAGGAAACGCCTTGATCGCGAAAGTTGCGCTCTCGAGCACGATGATCGATATGTCGTTCACCGCCGATGCGCGCAGGCTTTCCTCCGCTGCGGTCAGCGGTGCAGCAGGACGGCCGATGAAGGTGCAAGTGCTCCCAGGAGGATCGGCACAAGTTGCGTCTCCCGTGCGGCGTCCGTCCGCCAATGGAAGCGCCCGTAGCCGTGCTGAGCTGGACCCGATCGTCCGCAGCATGCAGGAAAAATTTGGAGCGGAAATCAGAACCGTCATCGACTATCGAGAGAAGGAATGA
- a CDS encoding STAS domain-containing protein, translating into MQLRLSTRTVDGVLVVDGSGRIVFGEESASLRDAVKKLLSESPKVVLNLRDVTYIDSGGLGTLVSLYTTAKNAGGALKLASLTQRVDDLLQVTKLVTIFEVFENEQAAVASFKSAA; encoded by the coding sequence ATGCAATTGCGTCTGAGCACCCGAACCGTGGACGGCGTGTTGGTCGTGGATGGAAGCGGCCGCATTGTGTTTGGCGAGGAGTCCGCGAGCCTGCGGGATGCGGTGAAGAAACTGCTGAGCGAGAGTCCGAAAGTTGTCCTCAATTTGCGCGACGTGACGTATATCGACTCCGGCGGCTTGGGCACGCTGGTCTCGCTCTATACGACTGCCAAGAACGCCGGTGGCGCTTTGAAACTGGCCAGCCTCACGCAGCGCGTCGACGACCTGCTGCAAGTCACGAAGTTGGTGACGATCTTTGAAGTGTTCGAGAATGAACAGGCCGCAGTGGCGTCGTTCAAGTCGGCTGCGTAG
- a CDS encoding putative sulfate exporter family transporter, translating into MIPKILFLLALVFAASGWVSPPLALALGLAFGLIFANPYPEPTAKLSRILLQASVVGLGFGMNLHDVVRAGRSGFVYTLLGIAFAMTIGMALGRLLNVQRIPAFLISTGTAICGGSAIAAVGPVAGASSEEMAVSLGTIFVLNSVALLTFPFIGGWFHLSQSQFGLWAALAIHDTSSVVGAAAKYGAVALAVGTTVKLARALWIVPLTLSTALARHAKAKIQWPWFIALFCLAAVCNTYLNAGSAIYPWISKAARIGMTVTLFLIGSGISIGTLKQVGPRPLIQGILLWLVVSVTSLWLIRMGWIGI; encoded by the coding sequence ATGATCCCGAAAATACTGTTCCTGTTAGCGCTCGTCTTTGCGGCCAGCGGATGGGTTTCTCCGCCCCTCGCGCTCGCGTTGGGGCTGGCGTTCGGACTTATCTTCGCGAATCCTTACCCAGAGCCAACCGCGAAACTCTCCAGGATTCTTCTGCAGGCGAGCGTGGTCGGGCTTGGTTTTGGCATGAACCTGCACGATGTCGTGCGTGCTGGGCGAAGCGGATTCGTCTACACCCTGCTGGGCATCGCGTTCGCAATGACCATCGGGATGGCGCTGGGGCGGTTACTCAACGTCCAGCGCATTCCAGCTTTTCTGATTTCAACGGGGACAGCAATCTGCGGCGGCAGTGCGATTGCCGCCGTGGGCCCGGTGGCAGGAGCCAGCAGTGAAGAAATGGCCGTGTCGCTAGGCACGATATTCGTTCTCAATTCCGTGGCTCTACTGACGTTCCCGTTCATCGGCGGATGGTTTCATCTTAGCCAGTCGCAGTTCGGCTTGTGGGCTGCGCTTGCGATCCACGACACGAGTTCGGTGGTGGGAGCGGCCGCGAAGTACGGTGCGGTGGCGCTTGCGGTGGGCACAACTGTGAAACTGGCGCGAGCTTTGTGGATCGTCCCTTTGACGCTCTCCACCGCGCTGGCTCGTCACGCGAAGGCGAAAATTCAGTGGCCGTGGTTTATCGCGCTCTTTTGCCTCGCGGCAGTCTGCAATACCTATCTGAATGCGGGATCGGCGATCTATCCATGGATCAGCAAGGCGGCGCGGATCGGTATGACGGTTACGCTGTTTCTGATTGGGAGTGGGATCTCGATCGGCACGCTGAAACAAGTCGGGCCGCGTCCATTGATTCAAGGAATTTTATTGTGGCTGGTGGTTTCGGTTACATCGCTCTGGCTGATCCGCATGGGCTGGATCGGGATCTGA
- a CDS encoding DUF4397 domain-containing protein, which translates to MSRASRSAVLLLAVATLGFLETSCGTDHSQVRFVHASVDAAPQDVAADGKTVATGLAYGNVSPASDYVVLSAGTRRIEVRDTGTTTDLINSTIAFASQKKYTLLIVGLANSVPPTIAALLKTDDNSAPPSGNIKLRLIHAASGPTAGDPPLVDVYIVTPGTDITNVTPTISSLAYQQASDYQNLAAATYEVIVTDSTDASKFRWSDQTYPLTAGQIRTLITLHSSVPNNMSLLELSDLN; encoded by the coding sequence ATGTCACGGGCATCAAGAAGTGCGGTCCTGCTGCTGGCAGTGGCGACTCTTGGTTTTCTAGAAACGAGTTGTGGAACAGACCACTCCCAGGTGCGGTTCGTGCACGCCTCGGTGGATGCAGCCCCGCAGGACGTCGCGGCGGACGGAAAAACAGTCGCAACCGGTCTGGCCTATGGGAATGTGTCGCCGGCAAGCGACTATGTCGTTCTGAGCGCCGGCACGCGAAGAATTGAAGTGCGCGACACGGGAACCACAACCGACCTGATCAATTCAACGATAGCCTTCGCCAGCCAGAAGAAATACACCCTACTCATCGTGGGGCTGGCCAACTCCGTTCCTCCAACCATCGCCGCGCTGCTCAAGACGGACGACAACAGTGCGCCGCCATCCGGCAACATCAAGCTGCGCCTGATTCACGCTGCGTCCGGTCCTACAGCGGGAGATCCTCCGCTGGTAGACGTTTACATCGTGACTCCGGGAACTGACATCACCAATGTCACGCCCACAATTTCCAGCCTGGCGTACCAACAGGCTAGCGACTATCAAAACCTGGCCGCAGCAACCTATGAAGTCATCGTGACCGATTCCACGGACGCCTCAAAATTTCGGTGGTCGGATCAGACATACCCCTTGACTGCCGGACAGATTCGCACCCTTATAACTCTCCACAGTTCCGTTCCAAACAATATGTCCTTACTGGAACTATCGGACTTGAACTAG
- a CDS encoding MGMT family protein, producing MKKPRPFRLTTKAKSPTEAKRLRIVFCIRSLPKGRVSTYGAIARAAGWVGAARQTAQVLRKVPGLPWHRVVGAGGAIKCPGEAGAEQRFRLQMEGVSFRGARVNMKVHEHKFPKARAPK from the coding sequence GTGAAAAAGCCAAGACCATTCCGTTTAACTACAAAAGCAAAATCGCCGACGGAAGCGAAACGCCTCCGAATCGTGTTCTGCATTCGCTCGCTTCCGAAAGGCCGGGTGTCGACTTACGGAGCCATCGCTCGAGCGGCAGGCTGGGTGGGCGCGGCGCGCCAGACGGCACAGGTTCTGCGGAAGGTGCCTGGACTGCCCTGGCATCGCGTGGTCGGAGCAGGGGGAGCCATCAAATGTCCAGGAGAAGCGGGCGCTGAGCAGAGGTTCCGCCTGCAGATGGAGGGCGTCAGCTTTCGCGGCGCGCGGGTGAACATGAAAGTGCACGAGCACAAATTTCCCAAAGCGCGTGCGCCTAAGTGA
- a CDS encoding heme-dependent peroxidase, translating into MNPTHPVSTPAASGQLPAVPLTLEGYSTLHQMMRFRWTAWRALPEGERRQIADEASKLLAQMESRTNGQSALFSLIGHKGDLMFLHFRESFDDLNQAELDLGRLRLSEFMETATSYLSIIELGLYESTLKTYRALAERGVEPHSEEWNKSIRETIARQKEAMKPRLFPSIPPNRYACFYPMDRKRGEDKNWYSLPMEERQRQMNEHGMVGRRYAGEVKQIITGSIGFDDWEWGVDLFADDPLVFKKLIYEMRFDHVSAVYALFGSFFVGLRCPADSLHQLLEGQLPKHAEAGH; encoded by the coding sequence ATGAATCCCACCCATCCGGTGAGCACGCCCGCAGCCTCGGGGCAACTCCCTGCCGTCCCGTTGACGCTCGAAGGATATTCCACCCTGCACCAGATGATGCGCTTTCGCTGGACCGCCTGGCGCGCTCTACCCGAAGGCGAGCGTCGCCAGATCGCCGATGAAGCTTCAAAGCTGCTCGCGCAGATGGAATCGCGCACGAATGGCCAATCGGCCCTGTTTTCCCTGATCGGACACAAGGGCGACCTGATGTTCCTTCATTTCCGGGAAAGTTTTGACGATCTCAATCAGGCCGAACTGGATCTTGGGCGCTTGCGCCTCAGTGAGTTCATGGAAACGGCGACCTCCTATTTATCGATTATCGAGCTCGGACTCTACGAATCGACACTGAAAACCTACCGTGCCTTGGCCGAACGTGGAGTTGAGCCGCACTCCGAAGAATGGAACAAATCTATCCGGGAAACGATTGCCCGCCAGAAAGAAGCGATGAAACCGCGCCTGTTTCCTTCGATCCCGCCGAATCGGTATGCATGCTTTTATCCGATGGACCGCAAGCGCGGAGAAGACAAGAACTGGTACAGCCTGCCCATGGAAGAACGCCAGCGCCAGATGAACGAACACGGCATGGTAGGCCGCCGGTACGCCGGCGAAGTAAAGCAGATCATCACTGGATCAATCGGATTCGACGACTGGGAGTGGGGCGTCGATTTATTTGCGGACGATCCGCTGGTCTTCAAGAAATTGATCTACGAGATGCGCTTCGATCATGTGAGCGCCGTGTACGCGCTGTTTGGGAGCTTCTTTGTGGGGCTGCGTTGCCCCGCTGATAGTCTGCACCAGCTCCTGGAAGGACAACTCCCGAAGCACGCTGAAGCAGGTCATTGA